A genomic region of Pseudomonas abietaniphila contains the following coding sequences:
- the cra gene encoding catabolite repressor/activator, whose amino-acid sequence MKLSDIARLAGVSVTTASYVINGKAEQQRISNATVERVRAVVEAHGFRPNPQAAGLRSRHTRTLGFILPDLENPSYARIAKQLEQGARARGYQLLIASSDDDPISELQLLQLFRARRCDALFVASCLPASDDSYRALQQQGIPVIAIDREMDPAHFCSVVSDDHDASQQLTRSLLETRPKHIALIGARPELSVSKARASGFEDALEGFKGSVIVEHGESFSRDCGLQIAGEMLDRLGYFPDALITTSYVLLQGVFDLLHQRRLNPDQLHLGTFGDTQLLDFLPLPVNAMAQQHPLIAEKALSLALSAIEQDQYEPGVHAIVRTFKQRIHEA is encoded by the coding sequence TTGAAACTCAGTGATATTGCGCGTCTGGCCGGTGTTTCAGTGACCACCGCCAGCTACGTGATCAACGGCAAGGCCGAACAGCAGCGCATCAGCAACGCAACGGTCGAGCGCGTCCGCGCCGTGGTCGAAGCCCACGGCTTCCGGCCCAATCCACAGGCCGCCGGCTTGCGCAGCCGTCACACCCGCACGCTGGGTTTCATCCTCCCCGATCTGGAAAACCCCAGCTACGCCCGGATTGCCAAGCAATTGGAACAAGGTGCCCGGGCACGAGGCTACCAGTTGCTGATCGCCAGTTCCGACGACGATCCCATCAGCGAACTGCAATTGTTGCAGTTATTCCGCGCCCGACGCTGCGACGCGCTGTTCGTCGCCAGTTGCCTGCCCGCCAGCGATGACAGTTATCGCGCGCTGCAACAGCAAGGCATTCCCGTGATCGCCATCGACCGCGAGATGGACCCGGCGCACTTCTGCTCGGTGGTCAGCGACGACCACGATGCCAGCCAACAATTGACCCGCAGCCTGCTGGAAACCCGGCCGAAACACATTGCGCTGATCGGCGCCCGACCTGAGCTTAGCGTCAGTAAAGCGCGTGCCAGCGGTTTCGAGGACGCGCTGGAGGGCTTCAAGGGCTCGGTGATCGTTGAACACGGCGAATCCTTCAGTCGCGATTGTGGCCTGCAGATCGCCGGCGAAATGCTGGACCGTCTCGGGTATTTTCCGGATGCGCTGATCACCACGTCCTACGTGCTGCTGCAGGGCGTGTTCGACTTGCTGCATCAACGCCGCCTCAATCCGGATCAACTGCACCTGGGCACGTTCGGCGACACTCAACTGCTCGATTTCCTGCCGTTGCCGGTCAACGCCATGGCTCAGCAACACCCGTTGATCGCCGAGAAAGCCCTGTCGCTGGCGCTGTCTGCCATCGAACAGGACCAGTACGA
- the ptsP gene encoding phosphoenolpyruvate--protein phosphotransferase produces MLELTVEQISMDQVAADKSAALQLLADLLVADGLVAPGYLQGLQAREQQGSTFLGQGIAIPHGTPQTRDQVFATGVRLMQFPQGVDWGDGQMVYLAIGIAAKSDEHLRLLQLLTRALGETDLGEALRQAKNPEALLKLLQGAPQELALDAQMISLGASVDDFEELVWRGARLLRRADCVNNGFAAVLQQVEPLPLGEGLWWLHSEQMVNKPGLAFVTPDKPMRHLGQPLTGLFCLASLGESHQALLERLCALLIEGRGHELGQATSSRTVLQALGGDVPPDWPSERVALANAHGLHARPAKILAQLAKGFEGDVRVRVVDSTENPVSVKSLSKLLSLGVRRGQVLEFIAEPAVAADALPALIAAVLEGLGEEIEPLPTETAPTPITTVLEKSLTAPAAGSQIQAVPAAPGIATGPAHVHVLPVFEYPLRGESYTAEHQRLHAALAQVRDDIEGLIQRSTAKAIREIFVTHQEMLDDPELVDDVALRLKQGESAAAAWINVIEAAAVQQEQLKDALLAERAADLRDVGRRVLAQICGVDDLIEPEEPYILVMDEVGPSDVARLDPARVAGILTARGGATAHSAIVARALGIPALVGAGDTVLLIKSGTLLLIDGQRGRLDVAPDDLTLQRALLDRDTREQRLKVAAALRMEPAITKDGHPVEVFANIGDSAGTPAAVEQGAEGIGLLRTELLFMAHSSAPDEATQEAEYRRVLDDLQGRPLVVRTLDVGGDKPLPYWPIDKEENPFLGVRGIRLTLQRPDVMESQLRALLRAADNRPLRIMFPMVGTLEEWRQARDMTERLRLEIPVADLQLGIMIEVPSAALLAPVLAKEVDFFSVGTNDLTQYTLAIDRGHPTLSAQADGLHPAVLQLIDITVRAAHAHGKWVGVCGELAADPLAVPVLVGLGVDELSVAARSVGEVKACVRELNVIGARQLAQAALAVGSAAQVRALVEGL; encoded by the coding sequence ATGCTCGAGCTGACTGTTGAGCAAATTTCCATGGACCAGGTGGCGGCCGACAAATCCGCCGCATTGCAGTTGCTCGCTGACTTGCTGGTGGCCGATGGCTTGGTAGCGCCGGGTTATCTGCAAGGTTTGCAGGCGCGCGAACAGCAGGGCTCGACCTTCCTCGGACAAGGCATCGCGATTCCGCACGGCACACCACAAACCCGCGATCAGGTGTTTGCCACCGGCGTGCGCCTGATGCAATTCCCGCAAGGGGTGGATTGGGGTGACGGGCAGATGGTCTACCTGGCCATCGGTATCGCCGCGAAGTCCGACGAGCACCTGCGTTTGCTGCAACTGCTGACCCGCGCGCTGGGCGAAACCGACCTCGGCGAAGCCTTGCGTCAGGCGAAGAATCCCGAGGCGCTGCTCAAGCTGCTGCAAGGCGCGCCGCAGGAGCTTGCGCTGGACGCGCAGATGATCAGCCTGGGCGCGTCGGTGGATGATTTTGAGGAACTGGTCTGGCGGGGCGCGCGCCTGTTGCGTCGCGCGGACTGCGTGAACAACGGATTCGCCGCCGTGCTGCAACAGGTCGAGCCGCTGCCGCTGGGCGAGGGACTCTGGTGGCTGCACAGCGAGCAGATGGTCAACAAACCGGGCCTCGCGTTCGTCACCCCGGACAAACCGATGCGTCATCTGGGGCAGCCGCTGACCGGCCTGTTCTGCCTGGCCAGCCTGGGCGAGTCTCATCAAGCGTTGCTTGAGCGGCTCTGTGCGCTGCTGATCGAAGGTCGTGGCCATGAATTGGGCCAGGCCACCAGCAGCCGTACCGTGCTTCAGGCGCTCGGCGGTGATGTGCCGCCGGACTGGCCGAGCGAGCGTGTGGCGCTGGCCAATGCTCACGGCTTGCATGCACGTCCCGCCAAGATCCTCGCTCAGTTGGCGAAGGGCTTCGAGGGCGATGTGCGGGTGCGCGTTGTCGATTCCACCGAGAACCCGGTGTCGGTAAAAAGCCTGAGCAAACTGCTGAGCCTGGGCGTGCGCCGTGGGCAAGTGCTGGAGTTCATCGCAGAGCCTGCCGTGGCCGCTGACGCGTTGCCCGCGCTGATTGCCGCCGTGCTGGAAGGACTGGGTGAGGAGATCGAGCCGCTGCCGACCGAAACCGCGCCGACGCCCATCACCACCGTACTGGAAAAATCCCTGACGGCACCGGCTGCCGGTTCACAGATACAAGCGGTGCCGGCCGCACCGGGGATCGCCACCGGCCCCGCGCATGTGCACGTATTGCCGGTGTTCGAATACCCGTTGCGAGGCGAATCCTACACGGCCGAGCACCAACGGCTGCACGCCGCATTGGCGCAAGTGCGTGATGACATCGAGGGGCTGATTCAGCGCAGCACGGCCAAGGCCATTCGCGAGATTTTCGTCACGCATCAGGAAATGCTCGACGACCCCGAGTTGGTCGACGACGTCGCGTTGCGTCTGAAGCAAGGTGAGAGCGCCGCTGCCGCGTGGATAAACGTGATCGAAGCTGCTGCTGTGCAGCAGGAACAGCTCAAGGACGCGCTGCTGGCTGAACGCGCCGCCGACCTTCGTGATGTGGGCCGCCGGGTATTGGCACAGATCTGCGGTGTCGACGACCTGATCGAGCCTGAAGAACCTTACATCCTGGTGATGGACGAAGTCGGTCCGTCCGATGTGGCGCGTCTGGACCCGGCCCGCGTCGCGGGCATTCTGACGGCGCGCGGCGGAGCGACAGCGCACAGCGCCATCGTTGCGCGAGCGCTGGGCATTCCCGCGCTGGTCGGTGCAGGCGATACCGTGCTGCTGATCAAGTCAGGCACGCTGCTGTTGATCGATGGCCAACGCGGCCGTCTCGACGTTGCGCCGGATGACCTGACGCTGCAACGGGCACTGCTTGACCGCGACACCCGCGAGCAACGCCTGAAAGTCGCTGCGGCGTTGCGCATGGAGCCGGCCATTACCAAAGATGGCCATCCGGTCGAAGTGTTCGCCAACATCGGCGACAGCGCCGGCACGCCTGCGGCGGTGGAGCAGGGCGCAGAGGGGATTGGTCTTTTGCGCACGGAGTTACTCTTCATGGCGCACAGTTCCGCGCCCGATGAAGCCACGCAAGAAGCCGAATACCGCCGCGTGCTCGACGACCTTCAAGGGCGTCCACTGGTGGTTCGCACGCTGGACGTCGGTGGCGACAAACCGCTGCCGTACTGGCCCATCGACAAGGAAGAAAACCCTTTTCTCGGCGTGCGCGGCATTCGCCTGACCCTGCAGCGTCCCGACGTGATGGAAAGCCAGTTGCGCGCCTTGTTGCGCGCGGCTGACAACCGTCCATTGCGCATCATGTTTCCGATGGTCGGCACCCTCGAAGAATGGCGTCAGGCGCGGGACATGACCGAACGGCTGCGTCTGGAGATTCCGGTGGCCGACCTGCAACTGGGGATCATGATCGAAGTGCCGTCGGCTGCCTTGCTGGCGCCGGTGCTGGCCAAGGAAGTGGACTTCTTCAGCGTCGGCACCAACGACCTGACGCAATACACACTGGCCATCGACCGGGGCCATCCGACGTTGTCCGCCCAGGCCGACGGTTTGCACCCTGCGGTGCTGCAACTGATCGACATTACCGTGCGCGCGGCCCATGCCCATGGCAAATGGGTCGGGGTGTGCGGCGAGCTGGCGGCCGATCCGCTGGCGGTGCCGGTGCTGGTCGGGCTGGGTGTGGATGAATTGAGTGTCGCGGCGCGCAGTGTTGGCGAAGTGAAAGCCTGCGTACGTGAATTGAATGTAATCGGTGCCCGACAGCTTGCGCAGGCCGCGCTGGCTGTGGGGAGTGCCGCGCAAGTGCGTGCCCTCGTGGAGGGGCTGTAA
- the pfkB gene encoding 1-phosphofructokinase, protein MAKILTLTMNPALDLTVQLGPLQVGQVNRSECMLSHAAGKGINVAQVLADLGHELTVAGFLGVDNQLPFESLFAKRGFVDEFVRVPGETRSNIKLAESSGRITDLNGPGPEVSVAAQQALATRVEQIAGDFDAVVVAGSLPRGVDAHWLKTLLLRLNAMGLKVALDTSGEALRAGLEASPWMIKPNTEELADALDAPIISIAAQAQAAAELRQRGIEHVVISQGAEGVHWFSSSVALQALPPKVTVASTVGAGDSLLAGMVHGLLSGHTPEQTLRTATAIAAMAVTQIGFGINDSAQLKRLASGVSVRALTA, encoded by the coding sequence ATGGCGAAAATTCTGACATTGACCATGAACCCGGCGCTCGACCTGACCGTGCAGTTGGGGCCGTTGCAGGTGGGGCAGGTCAACCGCAGCGAATGCATGCTCAGCCATGCGGCGGGCAAAGGCATCAACGTGGCGCAGGTCCTCGCCGATCTGGGGCATGAATTGACCGTGGCGGGGTTTCTCGGGGTCGACAATCAGTTGCCGTTCGAGTCGCTGTTCGCCAAACGGGGATTTGTCGACGAGTTCGTGCGTGTGCCTGGCGAGACGCGCAGCAACATCAAGCTGGCCGAAAGCAGCGGCCGAATCACCGACCTCAATGGCCCGGGGCCTGAGGTCAGCGTGGCGGCGCAGCAGGCGCTGGCAACGCGTGTCGAGCAGATCGCGGGCGATTTCGATGCCGTGGTGGTGGCGGGCAGTCTGCCGCGCGGTGTCGATGCGCACTGGCTGAAAACCTTGCTTCTGCGTTTGAACGCGATGGGCCTGAAAGTGGCGCTGGACACCAGTGGCGAAGCGCTGCGGGCCGGTCTTGAGGCGTCACCCTGGATGATCAAACCCAACACGGAGGAACTGGCCGACGCACTGGACGCGCCCATTATCTCTATCGCGGCCCAGGCCCAGGCAGCCGCCGAATTGCGTCAGCGCGGCATTGAGCACGTGGTGATTTCTCAGGGCGCGGAGGGCGTGCACTGGTTCAGTTCCTCGGTCGCCTTGCAGGCGTTGCCGCCGAAGGTCACGGTCGCGAGCACCGTGGGGGCGGGGGACTCGTTGCTGGCGGGCATGGTTCATGGCCTGCTCAGCGGTCATACGCCCGAGCAGACGTTGCGCACGGCAACGGCGATTGCGGCGATGGCAGTCACCCAGATCGGTTTCGGTATTAACGACTCCGCGCAACTCAAACGGCTGGCAAGCGGCGTCAGCGTACGCGCACTGACTGCATAA
- a CDS encoding PTS fructose-like transporter subunit IIB — protein sequence MKLAIVTACPNGKISSVLSARLLDAAAQRQGWSTSVEVYDPRHPEKQLSATDIEAADWVLVVNTGPLDLQRFSGKRLYQSTPSRALQDVDSFVHSASELASVYTASVNAESEAPAVNAAPRLVAVTACPTGVAHTFMAAEAIQQAAKKLGYDLQVETQGSVGARNPLSAQAIADADVVLLAADIEVATERFAGKPIYRCGTGIALKQSEATLKKALAEAQVESTATASKASTKKDKTGVYKHLLTGVSFMLPMVVAGGLLIALSFVFGITAFKEQGTLAAALMQIGGDAAFKLMVPLLAGYIAYSIADRPGLAPGMIGGLLASTLGAGFIGGIIAGFLAGYSAAAINRYAKLPASVEALKPILIIPLLASLFTGLVMIYVVGKPVAGMLEGLTHFLDSMGTTNAILLGVLLGAMMCVDLGGPINKASYAFSVGLLASQSYAPMAAAMAAGMVPPIGMGIASVIARRKFAQSEREAGKAAFVLGLCFISEGAIPFAAKDPLRVIPASIVGGALTGALSMFFGCKLMAPHGGLFVLLIPNAINHALLYLLAIIVGSVVTGVLYAVLKRPEAVELDAVPAGA from the coding sequence ATGAAGTTAGCCATTGTTACGGCCTGTCCGAACGGAAAAATCAGCAGTGTCCTCAGCGCCCGTCTGCTCGACGCGGCCGCACAGCGCCAGGGCTGGAGCACCTCTGTCGAAGTGTACGATCCGCGTCATCCGGAAAAACAGCTGTCCGCCACTGACATCGAAGCAGCGGACTGGGTGCTGGTGGTCAACACCGGCCCACTGGATTTGCAGCGCTTCTCGGGCAAGCGTCTGTATCAATCGACGCCGTCCCGGGCGCTGCAGGATGTCGACAGCTTTGTGCATTCGGCCAGCGAACTGGCGTCGGTTTACACCGCCAGCGTAAACGCGGAATCCGAAGCGCCTGCGGTCAATGCGGCGCCGCGTCTGGTGGCCGTCACCGCGTGTCCTACGGGTGTGGCGCACACCTTCATGGCCGCCGAGGCGATCCAGCAAGCGGCGAAAAAGCTCGGCTATGACCTGCAGGTGGAAACCCAGGGTTCGGTCGGCGCGCGTAACCCGCTCAGCGCTCAGGCGATTGCTGACGCGGACGTCGTGTTGCTGGCCGCCGACATCGAGGTGGCCACCGAGCGTTTCGCCGGCAAGCCTATTTATCGCTGCGGCACCGGCATTGCACTGAAACAGTCCGAGGCGACGCTGAAAAAAGCGCTGGCCGAAGCGCAAGTCGAATCGACCGCCACAGCGTCGAAGGCCTCGACCAAGAAAGATAAAACCGGCGTCTACAAGCACCTGCTGACCGGTGTGTCGTTCATGCTGCCGATGGTGGTGGCCGGTGGTTTGTTGATCGCGCTGTCGTTCGTGTTCGGCATCACCGCCTTCAAGGAACAAGGCACGCTGGCCGCCGCGCTGATGCAAATTGGCGGTGATGCCGCGTTCAAACTGATGGTGCCGCTGCTGGCGGGTTACATCGCTTATTCCATTGCGGACCGGCCGGGCCTTGCGCCGGGCATGATCGGCGGCCTGCTGGCCAGCACCCTGGGTGCGGGCTTCATCGGCGGCATCATCGCGGGCTTTCTGGCGGGCTACAGCGCGGCGGCGATCAACCGTTATGCCAAGCTGCCGGCCAGCGTCGAGGCGCTCAAGCCCATCCTGATCATTCCACTGCTGGCGAGCCTGTTCACCGGGCTTGTGATGATCTACGTGGTCGGCAAGCCGGTCGCGGGGATGCTCGAAGGGCTGACCCACTTCCTCGACAGCATGGGCACCACCAACGCCATTCTGCTGGGCGTGTTGCTGGGCGCGATGATGTGCGTCGACCTGGGCGGCCCGATCAACAAGGCGTCGTACGCGTTCTCGGTCGGTCTGCTGGCGTCTCAGAGCTACGCGCCAATGGCCGCTGCGATGGCAGCCGGCATGGTGCCGCCGATCGGCATGGGCATCGCCAGCGTCATTGCCCGTCGCAAGTTCGCCCAGAGCGAGCGTGAAGCAGGGAAGGCGGCGTTCGTGCTCGGCCTGTGTTTCATCTCCGAAGGCGCGATTCCGTTTGCCGCGAAGGACCCGCTGCGGGTGATCCCGGCGAGCATCGTTGGCGGTGCGCTGACCGGCGCGCTGTCGATGTTTTTCGGCTGCAAACTCATGGCGCCCCACGGCGGCTTGTTCGTGTTGCTGATCCCGAACGCGATCAACCATGCGCTGCTGTACCTGCTGGCGATCATCGTGGGCAGCGTGGTGACTGGCGTGTTGTATGCCGTGTTGAAGCGGCCGGAAGCGGTGGAGCTGGACGCAGTGCCCGCTGGCGCTTGA
- a CDS encoding alkaline phosphatase D family protein: MTQFDLTRRRIIQAAGAGLLLPGLAPAVIASVKDRPKMTDGVQSGDLQGDRAMVWSRSDRPSRMVVEWDTRSMFTNPRRTVSLLADQRTDFTARVELTGLPTDQAIFYRVFFEDAQTGVASEPWFGHLRSVPQARRDIRFVWSGDTVGQGFGINPDIGGMRIYEAMRLRLPDFFIHSGDTIYADGPVPAEVVTEGGRIWRNITTEEKSKVAETLDEYRGAYRYNLMDENLRRFNAEVPQIWQWDDHEVSNNWSPSKQLDDRYKVKDIQLLASRGRQAFLEYAPMRLQSADNGGRVYRKLSYGPMLDVFVLDMRSYRDGNDANLADKPGPTTAFLGRQQLDWLKRELQASGAQWKVIAADMPIGLGVPDGEISPGVMRWEAIANTDNGAPKGRELEVAELLGFLRQQKIRDTVWLTADVHYCAAHHYHPDQAVFQDFDPFWEFVAGPLNAGSYGPNTLDKTFGPELVFQKAPPAQNTSPFAGFQFFGEVNIDGQSGEMTVTLRDLDGVSVFEKKLAPAQV, translated from the coding sequence ATGACTCAGTTCGACCTGACACGCCGTCGCATCATTCAGGCCGCTGGCGCCGGATTACTTTTGCCGGGTCTGGCGCCCGCCGTAATCGCCTCGGTCAAGGACCGTCCGAAAATGACCGACGGCGTGCAGTCAGGCGACCTGCAGGGGGATCGCGCGATGGTCTGGAGCCGCAGTGATCGGCCCTCGCGCATGGTCGTCGAGTGGGACACCCGCAGCATGTTCACTAACCCGCGCCGCACGGTTTCTTTGCTGGCCGATCAGCGCACCGATTTCACTGCACGCGTCGAGCTCACCGGGCTGCCAACCGACCAGGCCATCTTCTATCGCGTGTTCTTCGAAGACGCTCAGACCGGCGTTGCCAGCGAGCCGTGGTTCGGGCATCTGCGCAGCGTGCCTCAGGCCCGTCGCGACATCCGTTTCGTCTGGAGCGGCGACACCGTTGGCCAGGGTTTCGGCATCAACCCGGACATCGGCGGTATGCGCATCTACGAAGCCATGCGACTGCGTCTGCCGGACTTCTTCATTCACAGCGGCGACACCATTTACGCCGACGGTCCGGTGCCTGCCGAAGTGGTCACCGAAGGCGGACGGATCTGGCGCAACATCACCACCGAAGAGAAGAGCAAAGTCGCCGAAACGCTCGATGAATACCGTGGCGCTTACCGCTACAACCTGATGGACGAAAACCTGCGTCGCTTCAACGCTGAAGTCCCGCAGATCTGGCAGTGGGACGACCACGAAGTGAGCAATAACTGGTCGCCGAGCAAGCAGCTGGACGACCGCTACAAAGTGAAGGACATCCAGCTGCTGGCGTCGCGCGGACGTCAGGCGTTTCTGGAGTACGCGCCGATGCGTCTGCAATCTGCCGATAACGGCGGTCGGGTGTACCGCAAGCTCAGTTACGGTCCGATGCTGGACGTGTTCGTGCTCGACATGCGCAGTTACCGCGACGGTAACGACGCCAACCTGGCCGACAAGCCCGGTCCGACCACGGCCTTTCTCGGGCGTCAGCAACTGGACTGGCTCAAGCGCGAACTGCAGGCGTCCGGCGCGCAATGGAAGGTGATCGCTGCCGACATGCCCATCGGTCTGGGTGTGCCGGATGGCGAAATCAGCCCGGGCGTCATGCGTTGGGAAGCGATCGCCAATACCGACAACGGCGCGCCAAAGGGGCGTGAGCTGGAAGTCGCCGAGCTGCTCGGTTTCCTGCGTCAGCAGAAAATTCGCGACACGGTGTGGCTGACGGCCGACGTGCATTACTGCGCCGCGCATCACTATCACCCGGACCAGGCAGTGTTCCAGGATTTCGACCCGTTCTGGGAGTTCGTCGCCGGGCCGCTGAACGCCGGCAGCTATGGACCGAACACGCTGGACAAGACCTTCGGCCCTGAACTGGTGTTCCAGAAAGCCCCGCCTGCGCAGAACACTTCGCCGTTTGCCGGGTTTCAGTTTTTTGGCGAGGTGAACATCGATGGGCAGAGCGGCGAGATGACCGTGACCCTGCGCGATCTGGATGGGGTTTCGGTGTTCGAGAAGAAGCTGGCGCCTGCTCAGGTTTGA
- a CDS encoding AEC family transporter, producing MLAIFLETLNITAPVFAMLFLGVVLKRVGWINDSFIHTASSLVFNCTMPALLFLGIIHADLHAALQPGVLIYFIVATLAGFALVWGWAIYRVPFVERGIYVQGAFRGNNGVIGLALAASMYGDYGISLGAILAALVILFYNTLSTVVLAVYSPVIKSDPWSICKSVLANPLIISIVAATPFAYFGIGLPKWLDTSGSYLAQMTLPLALMCIGGTLSLKSLRESGGLAVSASLMKMVWLPLICTIGAWLLGFRHAELGILFLYFGAPTASASFVMARAAEGNHELAASIIVMTTLAAAVTTNIGIFILQWGGWI from the coding sequence ATGCTGGCAATATTTCTGGAAACCCTGAACATCACGGCACCGGTGTTCGCCATGTTGTTTCTGGGCGTGGTGCTTAAACGCGTTGGCTGGATCAACGACAGCTTCATTCACACCGCGTCCTCGCTGGTGTTCAACTGCACGATGCCGGCGCTGCTGTTTCTCGGCATCATTCACGCCGACCTGCACGCGGCCCTGCAACCGGGCGTGCTCATTTACTTCATCGTTGCGACCCTGGCGGGCTTTGCCCTCGTCTGGGGCTGGGCGATTTATCGCGTGCCGTTCGTGGAACGTGGCATCTATGTTCAGGGTGCGTTTCGTGGCAACAACGGCGTGATCGGTCTTGCGTTGGCCGCGAGCATGTACGGCGACTACGGCATTTCCCTCGGCGCCATTCTCGCGGCGCTGGTGATCCTGTTCTACAACACGCTTTCCACCGTGGTTCTTGCGGTCTACAGCCCGGTGATCAAGTCGGACCCGTGGAGCATCTGCAAAAGCGTCTTGGCCAACCCCTTGATCATCAGCATTGTCGCCGCGACGCCATTCGCGTACTTCGGCATCGGCCTGCCGAAATGGCTCGACACTTCGGGCAGTTACCTCGCACAAATGACATTGCCGCTGGCTCTGATGTGTATCGGCGGCACGCTGTCGCTGAAATCGCTGCGCGAAAGCGGCGGACTGGCGGTCAGCGCGAGTCTGATGAAGATGGTCTGGCTGCCGCTGATCTGCACCATCGGCGCGTGGCTGCTGGGCTTCCGGCATGCGGAGCTGGGGATTCTGTTTCTGTACTTCGGCGCACCGACCGCCTCAGCGAGTTTCGTCATGGCGCGGGCGGCGGAAGGCAATCACGAATTGGCGGCCTCGATCATCGTCATGACCACGCTCGCCGCGGCGGTGACCACCAATATCGGGATTTTCATTCTGCAGTGGGGCGGCTGGATTTAG
- a CDS encoding calcium/sodium antiporter has protein sequence MIELIGGLLMMIIGAELSVRAAVVLAALLKTRPLFLGLTVVALGSSAPQMAVGLQAALTDSTDIAVGSVIGSNIFNILVTLGLSALIIPLRVARQMVRVDLPLMIGATALVAALAWNGVLSGLDGVILLIAMAVYLAVVIRQFAHGARHFQVTDAVPKRKVWPILGKLTLMACGLTLLILGSHLLVGAAVVVAQDLGLSERVIGLTVIAVATSLPALMTSLVAALRGERDIAVGNIIGSNLFNLLGVLGITSLIASGPLSISPNALDFDLPVMLGVAVLCLPLFYSGYRITRVEGLLLLGLYAVYGLHIVSFTTGMPLAGRLERLMTHYALPVLGVCVLIGTVRTWRRQH, from the coding sequence CTGATCGAACTGATCGGCGGGCTGCTGATGATGATCATCGGTGCCGAACTGTCGGTGCGTGCCGCCGTGGTTCTGGCTGCCCTGCTCAAAACACGTCCACTGTTCCTCGGTCTGACCGTTGTCGCGCTAGGCAGCAGTGCGCCGCAAATGGCGGTCGGCTTGCAAGCGGCGCTGACCGACAGCACGGACATCGCCGTGGGCAGCGTGATCGGCAGCAACATCTTCAACATTCTCGTCACGCTCGGACTGTCGGCGTTGATCATTCCGCTGCGCGTGGCGCGGCAGATGGTCAGGGTCGACCTGCCCTTGATGATCGGCGCCACGGCGTTGGTGGCCGCGCTGGCGTGGAACGGTGTCCTGAGCGGTCTGGACGGCGTGATTCTGTTAATCGCGATGGCCGTTTATCTCGCGGTCGTGATCCGCCAGTTTGCCCACGGTGCACGGCATTTCCAGGTCACCGACGCCGTACCCAAGCGCAAGGTGTGGCCGATTCTGGGCAAGCTGACGCTGATGGCGTGTGGGCTGACGCTGCTGATTCTGGGCAGCCATTTGCTCGTCGGCGCGGCTGTGGTCGTCGCTCAGGACCTTGGCTTGTCGGAACGGGTGATCGGCCTGACCGTGATCGCGGTCGCGACCTCCCTGCCCGCCTTGATGACCTCGCTGGTCGCCGCCCTGCGCGGGGAGCGGGACATTGCGGTCGGCAACATCATTGGCAGCAACCTGTTCAACCTGCTGGGCGTGCTGGGCATCACGTCGCTGATCGCCTCCGGGCCGCTGTCGATCTCACCCAACGCGCTGGATTTCGACTTGCCGGTGATGCTGGGCGTCGCGGTGTTGTGCCTGCCGCTGTTCTATTCGGGTTATCGGATTACCCGAGTGGAAGGGTTGCTGCTGTTGGGACTGTATGCGGTGTACGGCCTGCATATCGTCTCGTTCACCACGGGCATGCCGCTGGCGGGACGGCTGGAACGGCTGATGACTCATTACGCGCTGCCAGTGTTGGGGGTGTGCGTTCTGATCGGGACAGTCAGGACGTGGCGTCGGCAGCATTGA
- a CDS encoding septal ring lytic transglycosylase RlpA family protein, giving the protein MWRFLGACALFSLLAGCASEGIIDPHGYNATGGASYYGAQHQGKRTASGERFDQNSLTAAHRQLPFGTRVQVTNLDNDRKVVVRINDRGPHTRGRLIDVSRAAAEQLGMLRSGTAQVRVQALDD; this is encoded by the coding sequence ATGTGGCGGTTCCTCGGCGCTTGCGCCCTGTTTTCTCTGCTGGCCGGTTGCGCCAGTGAAGGCATCATCGATCCACACGGCTACAACGCAACAGGCGGCGCCTCCTATTACGGCGCCCAACATCAAGGCAAGCGCACCGCCAGCGGTGAACGTTTCGACCAGAACTCCCTGACCGCCGCGCATCGCCAACTGCCGTTCGGCACCCGCGTGCAGGTCACCAACCTGGACAATGATCGCAAGGTCGTGGTCCGCATCAACGACCGTGGTCCACACACTCGCGGCCGGCTGATCGACGTATCGCGTGCAGCCGCCGAACAATTGGGTATGCTGCGCAGCGGAACCGCCCAAGTCCGGGTGCAAGCCCTTGACGACTGA